GGTGCTCTTCTCGTTGACAGAAATGGCATGATACTCAGTGAAGAATATCCTGTGAAGCACCTGAAAGATACTGTGGGAGCCGGCGATGCGTTCAGCTCTGTAATAATAAAGGCTATACTGAGCGGACAGGACAGGCTGACAGCTTTAAATACTGCGGCATATTATGCAGCACGTATATGTTCACTGCATGGTGCATTGACGGAAAATAAAGAATTTTATTCAGGTATAAAGGAGGATATAGATGCTGTCTTCAAAAAATGATGGGCTTTATGTAATGCTGATAAGTGTGCACGGGCTTATCAGGTGGGAAGAACCGGAGCTTGGGCGTGATTCCGACACGGGCGGGCAGGTCAAATATGTTCTGGAGCTGCTGGATAATCTTGCCAAGCATGAAAAAGTTGAAAGGGCAGAGCTGATCACCAGGCAGGTTTTTGACAGAAAGGTCAGTGCTGACTACTCTGTAAAGGTCGAAAAGACTGATTCAGGCGGGATACTCTCACGTATTCCTTTCGGACCGAACAGATATCTAAGAAAAGAAAGGCTCTGGCCGTATCTGGACACCCTTGTCGAAAATATATTGAGGCACATAAAGAAAATCGGACGTGTTCCGGACGTTATACATGCGCACTATGCCGATGCCGGATATGTCGGCTCGCAGCTTTCGCATTATATAGGAGTCCCTCTGATCTTTACAGGGCACTCGCTGGGGAATGACAAGATACGAACACTCCTTGAAAAAGGGATGACATACGAGGAAGCGGAAAAGCTCTATAATATCACACGCAGAATAAAAGCGGAGGAGACGGCGCTTCGTTTTGCAAAAGCGGTGATAACCAGCACACGACACGAAGCAAAAACACAGTATGCAGACTATCGCAATTACAGACCGAAAAAGATACATGTTATGCCTCCCGGCGTTTATCTGGATAAGTTCTTTAAATACAAAGGTAATATAAAAAAGCTAAGTGTTTATGAGAAAGTGACCCGTTTTCTGGATAAGCCTGAAAAGCCACTTATCTTGTCACTCTCCCGGGCTGATGATAAAAAGAATATAACAACTTTGCTAGATGCATACGGGCAGAATGATGAGCTTCAGAAGGCTGCTAATATGCTTGTCGTTGCAGGGAACAGAGAAGACATAAACACTATGCCTGCGGGTGCGAAGAAAGTGCTGACAGACATGCTGGTGAAGATTGATAAATATAACCTGTACGGCAAAATCGCATACCCGAAAACACACCACTCGGAACAGGTAGTGGAGTTTTATCAGCTTGCGCAGGGGCTGAAGGGTGTTTTTGTTAACCCTGCACTGGTAGAACCTTTCGGGCTGACGATTTTAGAGGCGACAGCTTCAGGTCTTCCTGTTGTGGCGACTAACGACGGAGGTCCGACGGAGATACTGAAGAACTGCAAAAACGGACTGCTGGTTGACCCGACGGATTCGGATGCGATGGGGCAGGCTATTTTAACCGCTGTGACAGACTCCAAGCTGAACAAACAGTGGGCGGCGTCAGGCGTTGCAAATATCAACAAGTTCTACACATGGAAAGGTCATGTGGGGAAATACATAAAACTTGTTGAAAGGATCAAGAACAAAGACAGAAAAGGATATTATACTATGAAGAGTGCAAGCAGGATCACCGGAGTGAACAGGCTTCTGGTTACCGACATTGACAATACACTTCTCGGCTCTGAAGAGGCACTGGAACGTTTCAAAGAATTTTATAGCGAAAACAGCGGAAAGTTTGTTTTCTGTGTCGCCACAGGGCGGCATCTTAACAGTGCTAAGGAGGTTCTGAAAGAGAACGGTGTGCCTACGCCGGATATATTTATAACCTCTGTGGGGAGTGAGATTTATTATACCAGCGAACTGAAACGGGACAGCCTGTGGTCTGACCACATCGGTGTTGACTGGAAACCGAATGAGATAAAAAAACTGATGAAGGATATTGTGGGTGTTACCCCCCAGCCTGTGAACGGTATGAGGGATTTCAAGATTTCTTATTTCTATGACGAGCAGAAATTTATGGGGACAAGAAGACTCACCCGTATTTTTCAGGATGCAGATATAAAAGCGAAAATAATTATTTCCCATAACCAGTATCTCGACATTCTGCCTGTCCGTGCATCTAAGGGGCTGGCGGTTAAGGCTGTTGCCTTCCGGTGGGACATACCGTTTGAGAATATCCTTGTGGCGGGAGATTCAGGAAATGACACAGATATGCTGAACGGCTCCATATCAGGAGTTGTTGTTGGTAATTACAGCGAGGAGCTTGAAAAGCTCAAAGGGCGGGAAAATGTCTTCTTCAGCGAGGAAGAGTATGCAGACGGAATACTTGACGGAGTAAAACACTATGAATTTATCAAATAAAGAACTTGAAGGATTGGATGAGATCATATCAGACCATAGAGAAGATTTTTGTCCTTTTCTTGGCAGGATAGAGGAGGAGGACAAGCAGTTCTTTCTCAGCTCAGAAATGAAGGAGATGTATGCAGGGGATACAGTGCCGGATTTTATCGCATCACTTCAGGAAGCGGTGAAGATGCCGGGGCAGATATATTTCGCTACAAGAGCTTCAATAGGCGAATGGGCGTTTGTTACAGTTTTTACTGATACCCTTGATTATATGGAAGTTTCTCCAACGGAATATCAGGAGGCGAAAGAGAAGACTGTTCTGGGCGAGAATGCTGCATGGATGCCCAGCGTTGACCTGAAGCCGTTTAACAGGGATTTTCCAAAGCCTTCCAGTGCAGATTTTATCGGTAAAGGGGTTGAGTTCCTGAACAGGCATCAGTCCAGCCGTATTTTTATGAACCCTGAAAAGGGGCTTAAGCAGCTTTTGGATTTCCTCCGTGTGCACAAATATGACGGCAGACAGTTAATGCTCAACAATCGTATAGACAGTGTGGATAAGTTGAAAAAAGCGCTGAAAAAGGCGCAGGCTCTCCTTAAGAATAAAAGTGATGAAACAGAGTGGGAAGAGGTTGAGTCTGATATGGCGCACCTCGGGTTTGAGCCCGGATGGGGTAAGAAGCTTGGCTATGTAAAAGAGTTTCTGGCTCTTCTGTCGGATATACTCGCTGCCCCCGAGCCTGTTGTGCTGGAGAAGTTTCTCGACAGGATACCTATGATCTTTTCGCTGGTTGTTCTTTCCCCTCATGGTTTTTTTGGTCAGGCAGGTGTGTTCGGCAAACCAGATACAGGCGGACAGGTCGTTTATATCCTTGATCAGGTCAAGGCTCTGGAGCATGAGCTGAAAAGTAGACTTGATGAAAAGGGGCTGGACATTACTCCGAAAATACTCGTAGTGACAAGGCTTATCCCAGAAGCTGAGGGTACAAACTGTGATATGGAAGAAGAGCTTATAAGAGGCACAGATAATTGCCACATTGTGCGTGTTCCTTTCAGGGATGAGAGTGGAGAAGTGGTTCGTCAGTGGATATCCAGATTTCGTATATGGCCTTACCTTGAGCGGTTTTCGACGGAGGCACAGAATATTATTCTTTCAAAGCTTCAGGGGAACCCCGACCTTATCATAGGCAACTACTCTGACGGAAACCTTGTTGCTTCCCTTATCGCACAAAGGCTTGGGGTTACGCAGTGCACAATCGCCCATGCTCTGGAGAAAACGAAATATCTTTATTCTGATCTATACTGGCAGGATAATAACGATAAATACCATTTTGCATGTCAATACACCGCTGACCTTATAAGTATGAATTATTCTGACTTTATAATTACCTCAACATATCAGGAGATAGCCGGAACAAACGACAGCGTCGGTCAGTATGAAAGTTATATGAACTACACACTGCCCGGACTTTACAGAGTGGTGAACGGGATAGATGTTTTTGATCCGAAATTTAATGTGGTCTCCCCCGGCGCTGCTCCGGATATATTTTTCAGCTACAAAAGTAAGGACAGATTTCCCGAGCATATTGAAGAGATAGAATCAATTCTTTTCGAAGATAATCTGGAAGGGAGCAGAGGCAGCCTTGCCGACCCTGATAAACCGCTGATATTTACTATGGCACGCCTTGATAAGATCAAAAACCTGACAGGGCTTGTGCGCTGGTTCGGCGAGAATGAAGAACTTAGAAAAACAGCCAACCTGCTTGTTATCGGCGGCTTTGTGGATGAATCCCTGAGCAGTGACGATGAAGAACGTGAGCAGATACGCATTATGCATAGTGTCATTGACGAGCTTGGTCTTGATGGGAGCGTCCGCTGGGTGGGAGCACACCTCGGCAAAAGGATGACTGGTGAGTTTTATCGCTATGTTGCAGACAGAAAAGGTGTTTTTGTCCAGCCTGCTCTTTTTGAGGCATTCGGACTTACTATCATAGAGGCTATGAGTTCCGGTTTGCCAGTATTCGCAACGGTTTACGGTGGACCGTCAGAGATAATCGAAGACGGTAAATCAGGCTTTACACTTGACCCGAATAAAGGTGATGAGTGTGCCGA
This window of the Denitrovibrio acetiphilus DSM 12809 genome carries:
- a CDS encoding HAD-IIB family hydrolase, translated to MLSSKNDGLYVMLISVHGLIRWEEPELGRDSDTGGQVKYVLELLDNLAKHEKVERAELITRQVFDRKVSADYSVKVEKTDSGGILSRIPFGPNRYLRKERLWPYLDTLVENILRHIKKIGRVPDVIHAHYADAGYVGSQLSHYIGVPLIFTGHSLGNDKIRTLLEKGMTYEEAEKLYNITRRIKAEETALRFAKAVITSTRHEAKTQYADYRNYRPKKIHVMPPGVYLDKFFKYKGNIKKLSVYEKVTRFLDKPEKPLILSLSRADDKKNITTLLDAYGQNDELQKAANMLVVAGNREDINTMPAGAKKVLTDMLVKIDKYNLYGKIAYPKTHHSEQVVEFYQLAQGLKGVFVNPALVEPFGLTILEATASGLPVVATNDGGPTEILKNCKNGLLVDPTDSDAMGQAILTAVTDSKLNKQWAASGVANINKFYTWKGHVGKYIKLVERIKNKDRKGYYTMKSASRITGVNRLLVTDIDNTLLGSEEALERFKEFYSENSGKFVFCVATGRHLNSAKEVLKENGVPTPDIFITSVGSEIYYTSELKRDSLWSDHIGVDWKPNEIKKLMKDIVGVTPQPVNGMRDFKISYFYDEQKFMGTRRLTRIFQDADIKAKIIISHNQYLDILPVRASKGLAVKAVAFRWDIPFENILVAGDSGNDTDMLNGSISGVVVGNYSEELEKLKGRENVFFSEEEYADGILDGVKHYEFIK
- a CDS encoding sucrose synthase, with amino-acid sequence MNLSNKELEGLDEIISDHREDFCPFLGRIEEEDKQFFLSSEMKEMYAGDTVPDFIASLQEAVKMPGQIYFATRASIGEWAFVTVFTDTLDYMEVSPTEYQEAKEKTVLGENAAWMPSVDLKPFNRDFPKPSSADFIGKGVEFLNRHQSSRIFMNPEKGLKQLLDFLRVHKYDGRQLMLNNRIDSVDKLKKALKKAQALLKNKSDETEWEEVESDMAHLGFEPGWGKKLGYVKEFLALLSDILAAPEPVVLEKFLDRIPMIFSLVVLSPHGFFGQAGVFGKPDTGGQVVYILDQVKALEHELKSRLDEKGLDITPKILVVTRLIPEAEGTNCDMEEELIRGTDNCHIVRVPFRDESGEVVRQWISRFRIWPYLERFSTEAQNIILSKLQGNPDLIIGNYSDGNLVASLIAQRLGVTQCTIAHALEKTKYLYSDLYWQDNNDKYHFACQYTADLISMNYSDFIITSTYQEIAGTNDSVGQYESYMNYTLPGLYRVVNGIDVFDPKFNVVSPGAAPDIFFSYKSKDRFPEHIEEIESILFEDNLEGSRGSLADPDKPLIFTMARLDKIKNLTGLVRWFGENEELRKTANLLVIGGFVDESLSSDDEEREQIRIMHSVIDELGLDGSVRWVGAHLGKRMTGEFYRYVADRKGVFVQPALFEAFGLTIIEAMSSGLPVFATVYGGPSEIIEDGKSGFTLDPNKGDECAEKLLEFIQKCQSDPGHWIKISDNALKRVEERYNWPLYAKRLMTFARVYGFWKFVTNLEREETVRYLEMLYGMVYRRLADPKEY